The window GCCTTCCCGAGCGCCTGCGGCAAGACCAACCTGGCTATGCTGGTTCCCCCTGCGGAGTTTTCGGGCTATAAGGTGTGGACGGTGGGCGATGACATCGCCTGGATGCACATCGGGTCCGACGGACGGCTGCGGGCTATCAATCCGGAGGCTGGATTCTTTGGTGTTGCGCCCGGCACCAGCGTCAAGACGAATCCCAACATTACGGCTGCGGTCGATCGCAACACGATCTTTACCAACGTTGCCGTCACCCCGGACGGTGAGCCATGGTGGGAAGGCAAAGACCCGACACCTCCCGATGGTCTTGTGGACTGGCGAGGCAACCCGTGGACCCCCGGGAAAGAGCCGGCTGCTCATCCCAACTCGCGTTTCACGGTTGCCGCCAGCCAGTGCCCGTCGATCTCCCCCAGTTGGGAGGACCCGGAAGGGGTCCCCATCTCAGCCATTCTCTTTGGAGGACGCCGCGCCAGGGTGGCGCCGCTCGTCTATCAAGCCTACAGTTGGCAGCATGGTGTGTTTGTCGGTGCCGGGATGGCCTCAGAGACGACAGCCGCCCAGTCGGGCGCGGTCGGGGTCACCCGGCGCGACCCGATGGCGATGATTCCATTCTGCGGCTATCACATGGCCGACTACTTCGCTCATTGGCTCAACATGGGCGCGCGAATCGCTTGCCCCCCTGCGATCTTCCATGTCAACTGGTTTCGGACCGACAGTCACGGCCGCTTCCTCTGGCCGGGCTTTGGCGAGAATATTCGCGCCCTGAAGTGGATCCTGGAGCGCGTGCGCGGTCAGGGCGAGGCCGTCGAGACTCCCATCGGGTTCGTTCCCACGCCCGACGCGTTGGATCTGGATGGGCTGAGACTTCCGGACGGCACCACGGATGAGTTGTTGAGGATCGACACCGATGCCTGGGACGCAGAGCAGGCGGAGCAGGGCCTGTTTTTCGACCGGCTTACCCCGCGCCTACCCGATGAGATTCGGCAGGAGCATGCGATGCTCCGCGCGCGACTGAGCCGACTCAGCGTCTCCGTGAACGCCGTCGAACCGCCGCGCGCCCTGTAGTTCTCAGCCCTTTCGACGAGTGTGGCTCGAATGAGCTCCGACAATGCGGAGGGAGGATTACCGGCCCAACCTGACAAGCACGCCCATAAACCAGTATGACAAGCCGACATCGCTGAAAGCAAGCGGGGGGTAGGCCATGCGGGAAGGCGAGGACGAATGTTGCGTTCTTGTTAATGAGATCAACGACGGGCTGTTTATGGTGGATGCCCAGGGCGTGATCACCTTTGCCAACCGGGCGCTGGCCAAGATTCACGGTCTCGAAAGTCCGGAACAACTCGTAGGCCGCCGCTTCCTGGAATTCATCGCCCCCATCGAGCTACACCGCGTGAAGGAACTGTTTACCCGCGCGCTGGAGACAGGGACCACGGCTGAGGCCGTAGAGACTCAGATTGTGCGCTCCGAAGGAGAGAGCGCGTTCATTGAGGTGAGGTCGGTTCCCGTCCTGGAGGACGGCAGGGTTGTGGGTCTCCGGGGGGTCCTGCGAGATGTCACTGCGCGCAAGCGGTCGGAGGTGGCCCTGCGCGAGACGTACGACCTTCTAATGGCGGTGATTGAGGCCTCGCCGGCGGGCATCACCATTCTAGATCGTGAGGGCAACGTCAGGCTGTGGAGCCCGGCAGCGGAACGCATGTTCGGCTGGCGAAAAACGGAAGTCCTCGGGCGCCCCCTTCCCATCATCCCCCCGACCAGACGCGAGGAGTATCTGGCCCTTCTCAATCGGGCGCTGGCAGGCGAATCGATTGCCGGCGTCGAGGTCGTTCGCCAGAAGAAGGACGGTTCTCTGGTCAATATCAGTCTGTGGACGGCGCCGCTGCGCGATGA of the Candidatus Methylomirabilis lanthanidiphila genome contains:
- a CDS encoding phosphoenolpyruvate carboxykinase, which produces MPQHRALEQWVDQVARVTRPDRIHWCDGSEEEHQVLIEGMLRDGTLIGLNHQRYPGCYLHRSHPSDVARTEHLTFICTSRQEDAGPTNNWMAPAEARGQVGKLFEGSMRGRTMFVIPYLMGPAGSPYSKVGVEITDSPYVVVNMRLMTRMGKIALERFGGSDSFVRGLHSLGDLSPDRRFILHFPEERLIWSIGSGYGGNALLGKKCHSLRIASWIGREEGWLAEHTLIIGVEDPAGQVTYMAAAFPSACGKTNLAMLVPPAEFSGYKVWTVGDDIAWMHIGSDGRLRAINPEAGFFGVAPGTSVKTNPNITAAVDRNTIFTNVAVTPDGEPWWEGKDPTPPDGLVDWRGNPWTPGKEPAAHPNSRFTVAASQCPSISPSWEDPEGVPISAILFGGRRARVAPLVYQAYSWQHGVFVGAGMASETTAAQSGAVGVTRRDPMAMIPFCGYHMADYFAHWLNMGARIACPPAIFHVNWFRTDSHGRFLWPGFGENIRALKWILERVRGQGEAVETPIGFVPTPDALDLDGLRLPDGTTDELLRIDTDAWDAEQAEQGLFFDRLTPRLPDEIRQEHAMLRARLSRLSVSVNAVEPPRAL